AAATACTCACTGGAACTACGTGAAGGAAATATATGGCTTGCTACCATTTGTATTTGTCACACTGAGTGGACAAGGTTTATTTCCTGTTGCACACTGACATGCAGCCACTCCAGAAGCTACTATAATACAGCTGTGCCACTAACTACTCCTAGGTTATTTTAGTATGTATGTATCTCTGAAAATATGTACTGCTGCCAGGAGTATACTGCAGGTGTGCAGGAAAACCTAATTTCATGAGGACTGTGTCATCTCAGATACGTTCAGACGGAACCTGCGAGTATGTTCAGACAGAACCTGCAAATTCATCAAGTagtcaagaaaacaaaatgcGGAGAGCTGCTGGAAAACTAGTAATATCACTTTACATTGTAGTGCTGCCCTTCAGCAGAAAGTATTCCTCTCAAATTATACAAATGCCAGTCTAAATTAAAAGCAACTGCTTTTTAGAGCAGATGATGACAGGTCAATCAAAAGAACACAGTACCTTGGCTCAAAAACATTGAGGAATCAGGGTTTTGGCAAGGGACCCTAGACACAAATACTACCATAACTGACACCAGATTTCATGAGAGCTCCTCATTCCTATTAGTCCCAAGTTAACGCTCCCCTCTAGTGACCTGAATTTACAGTGGGAAATTTCTCCTCGGCAGTTCCTTGGCTGTTGAGGCTGTCAGATTCTGTTAGGATGATGGGAATTTGAGTCACCGCTTTCCTCCTGGCATgtttacaggttaaaaaaaaactggCCGGGAAAGAACATGCAGTAAGAGTGAAGCTACACAATGTGCTGGCAGCAAAACTGCCCCAAGAAGTTTAGCTCTCTGCCTTTCCCCAGCTCCTCATTCACACTCTTGCGCAGAAATTCATTGCACATGAGCTTCCATTTCGTGCCAGTTCCCTGTGGGGCCAAGATGCAAGTCAGACCATTAtgatccaggttaaaaataaatcttcctaaGCCAACTTCACTACTAACGCCAACAGATGGTGTATTTGCAGCATACGACTTGCGCTTAGGTCTTTTGACAGAGTTTTGTGCATAGAGAGAGGCAGAGAATTACATTAGGGCCCACTTTCTCGGATTATAACGAAAATACACTACTGGTGATCCACAGAATTAAAGCCACACAGATTCAACCATTCCCATGCTGCAGCATACCTGAAATCCAAATCAGACCTAAATACTAGCAATGGGAATTCCTGTTTTTGCAATAGGCTAAACAAACTCTCACTAGTGTTTAAAGGCTTATGACAGGTAACTGAAGGCTTAAGAGCCATCCTTGTGTTAAAATCCAAAGTGATATCATGGACGGGGATGTGAGGCAGTGCAAAAACACCAACTAGAGGGGAAAACAAAGCATCCACATACGAAGTGCTACTAACAGACTGCAGTTCCTGACTCATCGTTTTGATCATTCACTGAAGAATCTGACTGCTCATTTACCTCAAACTAAGGTGACTTTCCAGTTTATACAGTTACGTGGAAATGCTTCTTGcaaaaaagatttaagaaaaatgaCAGTCTCCTGTTATTTAAAGATCACATTTGACAGGCTGAGTCCACCAAGAAAACAGTTCAAAGCTAGCAGACTTTTTTCCCATAGATATAAAGAAGATGATTATAAAAAAAGCTGCCAATTATTTATTTCCACCTCCATCTGAAAAAACAGACTTTCAAATAAAGCTGTGAAGTGAACAACAATAATCTAATTATTGTTAGTATGCAAGCATATTAGTCCCCTGAAATTTCCTTGCCTGTATACTTGGAAAGAGACCTGAAGGCAAACAACAGAAGACAGCATTATTTCTTTATGTGTCAAAATTACACAATCCAAATGGCACAACCTGTCCTTATGGCCTGTCCCCTACAGTCAAAAAAGGACTGAAAGCTGTGAGACACACAGATTTGATTTCCTTTTCTCATTATAAAATCTTTGGTTGTGCAACGCAAGAGGctataaagaataaaaaggggGATCTGAATACACACAGTATAAAACACAATTACTTTTTCACTCCACTCACATTTCAATACCCTTCTGGTGAACTACATATAAATTCTATTACTTTGTGTGCCATCTGGGATAGTACTGTATAGAACAATATAGAgagattcattatttttaaaggtgttttaaGCTGCGCTTTCAGTTGCAGCTCTTGGCTTCTCAGATattcagaagagaagagaatggcTTGCTCTTTGCTTATGTTTTGAAATGGTATTTGTTTATATATTGCAGacaactcagaaaaaaatgaagaaaaagaaaatactattttaagcTATTCAGTGTCCTGCCAATCTCTCATTTGTATGCAACATAAACTGGATTTGCCTAGAAGGATTTAGCTCAGTAGCTGGCACTACATTACACTACAGAATGACATACACAGTTTCAATCGATTCAAGCATTCTTACAATggtaaataaatatgaaaagtgGTTGTTGCTGAAAATTCCAAAAAAAAGCAatcaacaaattttaaaattgcaaaagGCCAgacaaatttaataaaatatttccatttaccTTCCTCAAGTGTACACAGTCTGCTTAAAATAAGATTCTGTGCTGAGAGCCTTTATCCAACTGTTCATATCACTTCATACAAAATATGTGTTTGAATTACCACAGCAATACAAGGATATAAGTTCCCAACGAGCAACATGCCAAATTCAACATAAGTTATGCTTTCTTGGCATCTACAgagttttcctcttcctttgctgTATTCccaatacattttcattttaaacaaattaaaaagcatGTAGATGTTAAAACATAATGACAACTCAGAATTCCAGTGATTTGTGCAACATTATTTTGTGCTTTCTACTTCTCCATTTCCTCCTACTGCAATTAAAATTCACCATACCCTTCTACATATACAGTAGCAATGCATCAAGTTCAGTCCACTATAGGTTTTCAACTCTCAGACCTGGCTTTATGCTACACAAGATCCTTGCAAATTCAAAAAAGTGCATCTTTGTTGTGATCTTTCTTTTATGTTGGAGGATGTGGAGCTCAGATTATCCAATGCAGGAATGCAACCTCAAGGTATGATTGCAGCCTCagaatatttaaatgtaaaaagaaattttttgaAAGCGCGctttctggctttaaaaaagaCACACCATTATAAAGGTGCTACTAGAGCCACGGTACAGTACATCATGGCAGATCTCCATAACATAATCAAGAACATGAGATAGGACTTCTATTTACACAAACTTGATGccactttcagaaaaatatgacaggaaaaaaaggaaaacattatttcCTGAATGtcctgaattttaaaaagattcattttattttctccccaGCAATATAGTGGTCCTCCAGAACCGTACTTTCCCTGACCTGTTTAGTACGGACCATCAGTGACACCAGCAAGACTGGGAATCGTATGGCAAACTGCTTCCTCTGAGAGGATGTTCTCCCACACCCCTTTACTCACAAGCCAGCTTGCTGTCAAAACTTGAAAGGGCAATAGCAAAGGCTTGCAGCGCACACATTGGGTAGTTGTAGTCCATGGTGAAGACGTCCTCAGCCACACGGCCAAACTGCATCACAATATAGTCAGCTGCAAGAAAGGTCATAAAAAGCGACACAGCATTATTTTTGCTCACAGCGGCTACTAAATAAGCATGCATTCAACACCATCCTCTGGCCCAGCAGAACAACACACAACAAAACACACTCATATATAACTCGTACATAGTCATGGCAGTAGATGTGCTGACATCAGAGAGACAAGCAAGGATATCTTGAGTGAGGAATAGCTGAGTGATTAAGGATTGCAAAACCTGtactgccttttttaaaaaaaattacacagaaaaatgttctttgcttTTACAGGCATGAAATTtcataaacacagagaaaaacctGCTTCTGTATAAAATGTGCAAGCTTGTTATATAGACCAAGTGCTGAATTTCATATGTACCAAGAACAGACTAACCCAATTACCACTTACTTTAGGCAAGTGGATAAGTAAGGATAAGGGGGAGAAGAGAATATGTATTTGCAATTGAGGTCTAAGCATGTCTCTCAGTTATATGAAATTTAGAAGTTTTTCCtccgctttttttcttttctggacttTTTGGTCAGCAAGAGGAAATCTTAGTCTCATTCACAGCCTGAAATATGTTGTTACATTCCTGGAGCTGACCTAATTATTCTCCTTTAGAAAATGCAGCAAATGTATCCATGTTTCAAACCCAGTCTCTCTCTCAGAGACTGGTGCAGCCATTCTTATCACAGTTTCCAACATTCCTTTGTTGTctaagcatggcactggtctaccCAGTGTAGTCCAGCACCTAGTGTCTATTTATGCCTGCCTAAAATAAGTGCAAAGTAGTGTGAAATCAGTCTTTCCCCTGCTCTAACAATTGCACCTTAGCCTGAGAACTAAGAGGCCATAGGAAGCTGGAGGAAGGCAGCATATAGGTGAGGTCCTAGTGGTGGTGTGAGAGGTAGTCCCAACATTTTCAGATTGAGTACCACAGGACTAGAGCAACAAAGAGTAGTAATGGCAAAGGGGATGTGCAGTGGGACCAGTCTGACCCCACCAGCTCCAGGTGGACAGTGTATGGGGACCACAGCAAACAACCAACCGGAGAAGGACTCATGTGCTACGAGTGCTGGAGCGGAGTGACACTGTCCCATGGTCCTGCTGACTGGAAGTAGGTAATGCAGCTCAGAGCAGAAAGGAGTCTAGACTACTGCTCAGTTCACAACCTGGGCAGCAAAGGGAGAAAACTAAGGTAGCACATGGCAGAATCACTTCTAGTAGGTATCAAACAGGAGCTTTTAAGCACCCAATCTGTACAACTGTAACAGCCACACAAGGCAGAGAGCAGTAACTGAATTCACTCAAGTAACAACAGTAAGGGCAGAATCACTGCCAGACTGCATATGCAGTACTGTTACCACACATTTCACTCATGGAGCTATACTTACGATCATTATCATGAATAATTTGGAAGTTTTTCACTGAGGCCTGTGTGACTCGACCATGGAAATTTAAAACATATGACTGGGTGTCGTCATTCCAGACTGGAGTTTTATTATGCAGCTCAATGAcgctttctgtatttttgttctgcCATCTTGCAAGAAGTGTCTCATGTTCCTGCACGCACCAGATACACGCTTCAGTTTAACACTTCCACAACGCAAAAAATACATTCACACAAAAAAACATGTTCATAAATCATAGCCCAAAGACTAAACTGTCCCCTTCAATTCTCAGCACAGCATCATTGAATGCAACAAAGAACTCTGAGGTATCTGAATGAGACTGTGCATTTGAATCCTTTCCACAGCTTGGAAAAGCTTAGCTGTATCTTTTGTTATCAAAATATACTATTATTTGTACTGCTATTGTGAGTGAGAGAACTAGTCACACATCCCATTGTCCTACAACTGTTCAAACACAGAGTGATTTTAACCTCTAAACCTTCAGAGATGCAAAACAACAACtctaactgaaaaataattcaagTTATTATTGTTGACTGATGGCATGCCTTACATTCCGTGGTCTGATGGAAACTCTTTCATGGTCCATATTCATTCCTGGTATGATCACACTCATTTTGCGAGGTCCTTTAAACCCCAAGAcatttgtttcctaaaaatgtttagaaaagaaTTCATCACGTTCTGTTTTCAAGTTAACTTGTCAGCAAAAGAGATACATTGACAGCCTAGGGAAATTACTTGTTAGTCAACTCAGAAAACATCTCAAAACTCCTACCTTCACCAACGCTGCCAAAGATTCTAGCTTTGTCTTAGAAGCTCCAACAACAGGAAAAATGGAATTGGAGAGTGTTTCCACAAACACTCCTATAACTGCCTGCCAGCAACcttaatacaattaaaaaaaaaaatctctttgttaAAAAGGACATATAACCAGATTGCTTGGATACTGCTAGGTCCCAAAATAAAGTAGTTATAGTATAGTAGTTATAATGTAAACATCATAAAATTCCATCACATATTTTGAtgagaaacaaaattaaatatatggGACCAACTCCATTTATTCCAAAGTCAgcacaaaagcaaacaagcagaagCTGCCAGTAAGAGCATTTGTTAACACTGCTGTGGTTTTCAAAGTCTTCAGATATGTTAGGCTTAGAGATGGGGATGGTAAAAAACAAACGTATTAGCATGAATGCACATTTTCTGAGCTATAAAGGCAGAGACAGCAGAGAAATAACATAGGCACCAACAACATATCCATGGAAAATGTAAATTCTTACATTAAACATGATTTGGTGCCTTTCCAGCCAGGTTTTCACAAAACCATTCAGCACTGCACTATCCTCTCAAAAAACAACCACTAAAATCCAAATTCacctgaagtcttttttttttacataaggCAATTTTTTCACTGAACTAACAGGGGCTATGTATTTCAGTAAGGCATCTTCTTCGATGCCAAGAGAAAAACATAAAGGGTGATATTTTCCAACTCACTCAGTAAAATCTGATTGTATATTTTAGCATTAATTCTAGTACATGAAAGAGAGTTACACCTCTGAAAATTCATCCCTTCAtgttctgtgcctttttttgtttttttggtcacatgcatttttttccctctgcctttcccCAGTGAAGGGCTGTGGGCACATGCTGCGGAATCTCAGGAAGGAAATTCCCGTTGGTGCTACTCCCAGCAACCTAACACGAGATGCCAAGAACTGGTCACCTCCAGGCTTCACCTGATGTGGCTCTACCACTGGTACTTTCAGAAGTGACAAGTGATTCACAATCTCTCCTTTTATGCATTTACTTTAAACATCCTGATTTTATGGAACGCAAAGCTTTCTACAATATCTCTACTTTCGCATGCAAAAATCCACACATCCAGTGAGTGTTTTCCACTCACTGGAAGCATCCGAAAATACACGCCTAAAATTTACTCATGCAGATAAAGTTTTGCCATCTGTCAGACCTTTGAAATTACTTTGGCTGTTTCGGCGAACCATCTGGAGATTCTACACAACTTACCCAAGATTTTCATGCATGCAAGATAAATCCCATTGAGTTATTTTGCTGAAGACTCTTGAAGCAGTCCAGCTATATTTATACATCTTCATGACTATATGCAGCAATGGGAAATGTTCTACCTCTTTTCTGAAGCACGTACATCAAGGCCTTTGGCAGACTAAACCAATGTCATCAGTTCAGTCCGAAGCAGCTACCTGGTTCTGTATCACGGTGAGAGTCAAATTGAAATGACTGCCAGTAGATTTTATAAGCAGGAGAGACTGAGCATAGCAAAAGACCATTTCTAAGAAAAGATTCATGCTTATGCCTATTTTCCACTAACTACTGTCAATTTCGGTCTCCTCTGCAATGGCTTAAAAGCTCTTCTCATCAAGCTGCAGTTACACTATATACAATTCATTTAGATGCTTACTGGTTAAAGACATTGTTCAAGCGAAAATTAAATAATAGTGGTGAATCACTTCCCTCTCAACAAGCAGTATTATCCCTCTGAAACAACAGCACCATGTTCTTTGGATTTACTCAGAAACACTCAAATCAATACTTCTGCCAAATGATAGGGAAATGGAATGGTTTCTAGTTGCACAATACGTCAATCTCTGATTACatcaaacattttatttgcaaatgctACCTGTTTgctaaataaaaggaaaaaattaaaattctataAATATGGAATACATAAGTAAAACAGCAGGGACAGAAGAGGAACTTTAATAAGAGCAGACCCTTCCGATATATATGCATCTAAATAAAATTAATCCCCCTTATCTTCTGTGTCCTTCCTTGCTTCTCTTCTATTTCCCCCCTCCAGTATTTTGTGCATGTATATTCAGAACTACAAATGGCATTATTAGGGGAACATGGGCCAAATTCTGATTTCACACCATTTTAATGCCACTGACAGTCTTGATTTACACAGGAACTCACCAGCCATGCCACTGACCAGCACTCTAATAATTTAAATCAGCTACGGACTTGGCCAGCTATTACTTAGAAGCTGTACTCTCTGCCTCAGTCCAGTCAGTAAGCAGCTCCTGTGAGAAGGCATCACAGCAAACTTGAGTGAAAAAGCACAGAACCTCTcctcagttttgcttttaaaatattatgcaCTTTCATGAACTCATGTAAGCATTTCACTAGGATGGCAATAGCTACCATGATAAAAGCAGTGTGCCATATATCCCAACTGCTTGCTTGACAACAGCTTTCTAGGAGATTCATGATTATTTTAGTTATCCCCAAATTTTCCTTGACTTCAGCCACTTTCCTTTCTGGACTCGATTCACACAACAGTGTGCCTTGCTCTTAAAATAGTCTGTAGAAACTACTGTTCCATAGGAAGTCTAAACCCACAAACCCCAATACATTACATCACAACGCAAGTGATTAAGGCCTGAACAGAAACAcgtggttttatttttgctttagagAAATCTGAGCCACACCTCAGAATATCAGCTGAGCTCTGTGCTTGCAGAATCAGATGCAACTGAAGCGTGAGCTTCTGTGGATATAGAGGAACCCATAACAAAATGTCCTGGTGCAAATGGTACAGTTAGCACTCTGCCTCTCGATAAATTTTCCTTCACATTTATGTACAAAACCACAGCAATTCTCGAATCAGCCATTAGGTGCTGCTGCAGGTTTATGAATTTGCTAGCCTGCCATCAGGAAGAGTAAAAACAGTTAAGAGCACCTGATGAAGCTCAGTCCTTGCACTAACTTTATCCATGTTGCTTGGAAAATGTCCTCAGGTGAGCTCcacaaggagagatttcaacATTGTTACTCCACAGTTAACAGTACACACATTGCCAGCTTCTCCCCGTATAAACGAGACCTGCTGAGATGATTTAGCAGGTCAGGTTCATTAGGTCAGCAGAAGTGGACATAACTCACTCTCCAGATGGATATTTGATCAGATGAGCTGAAAGGCAGTGAGCTGCATAGTAGTGCTTTCAACATATTGTTTATTATcatttttgctgcagaaaaaaactCAAGGCAGGAATTAAAAGGTTCCCTAAGGACAAGAGTGTTTTGGGAATGATCTTTACGCCATTCTTCTTTGCTGTGGTTCTGCTACAGCCAGGAACAATAATCTCACTTTAGCAAGTCTGACTATTAATGAAATATTGTTAAGATTTTCTTTTGTCCTATGGCAATAGCATACCTGCAAGCCTGCTACCTTACtccataaatattaaaatatcaatGGAATGAGTCATTTTCTTATATAAATGTGCAAGTTTTAAACTGCTGACCTCAAAACAGGCATATATAAACATACTTAGTCTTAGCCACATTCTCCAAACAGTGGCAATGGCTCTGTTCTTTCCAGTACTCATGTTACACTTCTAGTTACCTCCACTAAACTGCAACTGAATTTTTAATTTGGTAACGTTAATGGTTCAAATGTCATTGTTGTTGACTTGCACAAACAAAGCCTAAATTTTTCAATGTATAACtgcttttttaaactgcttttattttctctttgtatttccAGTTTGTCCCAGAAGATCAGTTGTCTGGCTCCGGGGAATGCCCTCCTATATAAACCAGTAAAATTAATTCTATTAAATGTGTAAGTTCTTCTGCATTCCTACTGAAACCTCAGTCCAACTATAAGCTGATGTGAGATCATGGACTTTGTCCCGTTATATGGATTTCCTGAGATTCTCAGAGTGTTTTGCATCAGAACCTCCAACAGGCTTTGGGGTACCAGGGCACGGGTGCATGAATCCAGAGGCCAAGTGCCTGAATAATAGAGCATGGGAAGAAATATGCCATTTATACTATACTCACACAAGAACAGCACTCTAAGCAGCAGGAAAAGAACATGCTAGTAGTTAATATTGCTGCCCCTCGGTGCTTTCAGCACTCTACAAGGGAAAAGATGGCTCTCTGCTTTAGTTTTCATGCCTGAAAGCTTCCAGGCACATTGCTTCCCACATCCTGAGACTGACCTTTCCAGGAACACAATATGTGGATTTGTACAGGATATGCTCTGACAGTCGGATCTCGACCTGCCAGAGCTCCAGGCATCCTTGATGAATGCTGGGCATTAGCTTTTAAGAAAagtgtgtttgggggtatttttgtCGGACATTTTTGATTTGTGAAAATAGGAAACTTTTTGTAGAAGCATATATACCAATTTTGACTGGAAGAGCTTCTTAGACCAAGGAATTTCTGGATAGAAGGAGTACCCTCACCAAAACAGTTAATAATCCAACGTCAACAAGAGAACTGTGCTTCAAGTCCTGATTCACAGCTGTCATTATCCCTGACTAGTGCCCTTCTATAGTAGGCCAGTTTCTCTTAGTCAGGTGCATTTcggattttcttctctcttttctttttcctagcagAAAGGAGTTCCAGAGCTTTGATCCCAAGTCTCTCAGCCACTGCTGCAGACGTGGCTGTCCAGCTACCTCTGTTTTGGATCAGAGAGGCCTCCTCCAATATCTCATTACATTTTGCCTTACTATGTCAAAATGTCAATGCCTTAGCGCAGTAATTCCATCTGCATAACCGGTCCTCCCAAGTCAACAGGCTCTCTCAGATGGTGCCTGCATGGCTGTGAAGCATCCTACCCTTCCCAGAGCATTACATAAAAGCTCCAACATTTTCTGTCTGAAGGTGAGAACTGGGCAACCTGGCTCTGCACACACAGTTTTTCACCTCTACTTTCGGCTGAAATTCCTGGTTTCTCTAGTGAAGATCAGGTGTCTGATTACGTCAAAGAATGAATGCTGATTTACGTAATTTAAGTGAGAAGGAAATGCAGTATGCTATTTCAGAAACTAAACTGCTCTTTCTTGCATATTTTGCCTGTGAGCAGTACTTACATAACAAATAGCAGCTAACTCCTGACGCAGGATATTCACCTCCAGGCTTGCTGTTGTTTTCATTGGATTTACTCCATTGTCATAAACTGTAAACTTGGTTCCCATAAGATTCGATCtatcaaaaaaaaaggaaaaacaaatagctTTTTGTCAGTAACACTGCCTAACCATCTATTCTTTACTGCATTATAGCCCTAAAAGAAAGACAAATATCAAGTACAAATAGTTGTCATCTCAAATCACAACTGAATGGCAACTCCTGGATTACAGGCCATAACAAAAATGTAAAGGTACAGTACAGCAGAGTACAGTAAAGGTCCCTATAATTACCCCAAAGATTTCTCATGACATCTTATAAACTAGTAAATTCAAGAAGGCAGTAAGGAAACATTGAGGtgggttgttttggtttggtttggttttggtttttaagAATATGTTTATTCTTTAACAAAACATTTACTCTCTTACCTGTTTGACTACTAGCTCTATTAGACTATGGACAATGATTTTCATAAAGTTATAAATAAGGTCAACTTTTACTATTTAAATGGATATCACACAAATGAGTGCAAAATATGGCTTTGAGCACATTAATACTATATTATCTTCATCCTGTGTCTGTACTGCAGTAGCGCACAAGGTTCTGAGATCCACGCAGGCAAACAACAAGGGGTGGTAAGGTCCCTTTCCTCAGGCATAGACAATCTAAACATACACTGAGAGACACCAGGTAGATATGAACAACGGACTGACGTATGCTGGGGTGACAGGTAGAAAAGAAGCATGTGGTTCTGAAAGAACTGCACTACTTGTAAATAATGAGGGCCTTTAGTAAAAGGCAAAAGACAAGAGATTTTCAGAGTATCTAAGAGAAGAGCTTCAAAAGTGTTTATATCAAAAGGCCCTAGACGCAATCTGCTCACGCACTCTGAACATCCCATTAGACTGTCTGCATCTTTAGGTGCCTGTGCACCCTTGAGAATGTGGCCTTTGGGCATTCTAAGAGCATCCATCCTCCTGACTTTTAATAAGATGTTGTCTCTTAAGTACTTGAGACATTTCGAAAACGCCTCAGATACCTGAAAACTTTCAGACAATTACCACATGATGCTATAGACAAGACTATAATTAAGAAGTCACAGTGGCTTACGGATTtcttaatttcaaattaaatttgtattatgtaagaagaaaagaaaaaaatcttagatgTATCAGTGTTTACCTCAGTTTTCCAATAAAGCTCTCTCCACCCCGAGACAGGTCAGTTGGGTCTATGGAGATGAGGTAATTAGAGGTTTTGCTCTTCTTCCGTTTCCTTCCAGCTAATAGAAACACCTAAGCAGTGAAAAAACACATCACATTCTAGAATGCCAAAGGGGCTAGCACACACTATATCTTGCATTGATATAAAGAAACCGCAGGCAATTTTTCTGTCTTCCAGCATCATTACCAAAGTCACAGAAGGTCACCTGGGACTTAGCAAAAACAGATAAAACCAGAAAGGGAGAGTGACTTTTCAATGACTCAGTCCATTATTTATGGTTTAAATAATTAAACCTGAACTATTTTGTTAAATGCTTAATTCTAAGCCGCACTGGCTCTTCCAGCGGGACTGAAAATAGAGGCTTTTCAAACCACAGAATGCAAAGAGCCCCAACTGCTGACTGTCACATTAAGCTGCCATGCATGGATTCTCTTAAGGCCAAAGATTAGATATACACGAAGAAAGGAAGTGGAACAAAGTGATACtattgttttgcttttggaaCAGTGTAGGGAAAgggaatatatatttaaaatataagattatattttccttgttaGACTTCTTCAgacttttaataatttttatattcagaTGCAACTGATATGCCATTCAAGTTATTTTATGACCTTTTTACCATGCTCCCTTTCCAAGTGGAGGTAATAAGTAGGGTACATCCCTCGATCCATTCCCTTCTTGTCTCTTGTGATTCTGCATTTGACAGTGACACCCTGTGGAGCAGGTCTTACAGCAAATTCCTCCAGGTCATCAACGTCTATGAGAGGCTCATTTGTGGAAGGACTGGGGGCTGAGGCTGCTTCCTAGAACAGTAAACAACACTCAGATTTCCTCAACTTTAAGACACAACGTCATAATTACAAAGGAATGACATTTGATGACAGctgcacttaaaaagaaaatacgtatatatgtatgtatgtatgtatgtccTTCAGGGCAGCTTCTCAAGTTAAGGATCTCTTCCCATACAGTCAGTTGGGCTCTTGGCTACCGAAGGCCTGTGGAGCAGATCTCTGGGACACTGATGCTTAGTACTCAGGCCACATTTGGCAGGGCAGAACAGGGCAGTTGCACGATCAGAGTGCTGGAATGGCACAGAACAATCTCTGGCCCACACCTCCCCATCTCAACATGCTTCTCTTTTGAGAAGTCATACCAATGAAGGACAGTGCTGATTGttgacaaaaggaagaaatgggcTGGA
This window of the Dromaius novaehollandiae isolate bDroNov1 chromosome 5, bDroNov1.hap1, whole genome shotgun sequence genome carries:
- the TUB gene encoding tubby protein homolog isoform X2, which produces MTSRYQADWIPYSVLDDEGSTLRQQKLDRQRALLEQKQKKKRQEPLMVQSNVDGRTRTRRMKHSEEQAPLVESYLNSNSSTIYHAVQEAEQEDVKVVVDVQAPKSTKKTKAAAASCQTGNTRKEKKGKHKGIDGPAAFQEDVQKIGSQVQILTIGQLSHDEDDGEKMASGQQQQNKQDLRTAMQKKDPHANTSWSTSTSQSSLVALDHVPGISSSMNFDEEEDEEDEDSSSSSQLNSNTRPGSATSKKSNKEAASAPSPSTNEPLIDVDDLEEFAVRPAPQGVTVKCRITRDKKGMDRGMYPTYYLHLEREHGKKVFLLAGRKRKKSKTSNYLISIDPTDLSRGGESFIGKLRSNLMGTKFTVYDNGVNPMKTTASLEVNILRQELAAICYETNVLGFKGPRKMSVIIPGMNMDHERVSIRPRNEHETLLARWQNKNTESVIELHNKTPVWNDDTQSYVLNFHGRVTQASVKNFQIIHDNDPDYIVMQFGRVAEDVFTMDYNYPMCALQAFAIALSSFDSKLACE